A genomic window from Lebetimonas sp. JH292 includes:
- the amrA gene encoding AmmeMemoRadiSam system protein A — protein MEDLKILPKIARLSILEEFEGKKLIDKNEWLQKYPFLAEKRACFVTLKKKNLPRGSNLRGCIGSILPYRPLIDDVIENAKAAAFGDPRFEPLRPEEFEEIEIDVSVLTIPEKLEYEDVNDLRSKIRPGVDGVILQLANHQATFLPSVWEELPNFDLFFAHLCLKAGLPGDCLQYHPVIYTYQAIEVKED, from the coding sequence ATGGAAGATTTAAAAATTTTACCAAAAATTGCAAGACTTTCAATTTTAGAAGAGTTTGAAGGTAAAAAATTAATTGATAAAAATGAGTGGCTCCAAAAATATCCTTTTTTAGCTGAAAAAAGAGCTTGCTTTGTAACATTAAAAAAGAAAAATCTGCCAAGAGGTTCTAATCTTAGAGGTTGTATAGGTTCAATTTTACCATACAGACCTTTAATAGATGATGTTATTGAAAATGCAAAAGCAGCAGCCTTTGGCGACCCAAGATTTGAACCGCTAAGACCAGAAGAGTTTGAAGAAATAGAAATTGATGTAAGCGTACTTACTATTCCTGAAAAACTTGAATATGAAGACGTAAATGATTTAAGAAGTAAAATAAGACCAGGGGTTGACGGGGTAATACTTCAGCTTGCAAATCATCAGGCGACATTTTTGCCAAGCGTATGGGAGGAACTTCCAAATTTTGATCTGTTTTTTGCACATCTTTGCTTAAAAGCGGGACTTCCGGGGGATTGTTTGCAGTATCATCCGGTAATTTATACTTATCAGGCAATAGAAGTTAAAGAAGATTAA
- a CDS encoding EscU/YscU/HrcU family type III secretion system export apparatus switch protein, translating into MKKFTNTKAVALKYKAYEDMVPKVIAKGKGEIAQKIIKKAKEFDVPLFQNEELANMLLSLEVGEEIPPKMYEAVVEVFIWLYKLEERAQLSK; encoded by the coding sequence ATGAAAAAATTTACAAATACTAAAGCGGTTGCCTTAAAATATAAGGCTTATGAAGACATGGTCCCAAAAGTTATTGCAAAAGGAAAAGGCGAAATAGCACAAAAAATAATTAAAAAAGCAAAAGAATTTGATGTGCCTTTATTTCAAAATGAAGAACTTGCAAATATGCTTCTAAGCTTAGAAGTAGGGGAAGAGATACCTCCAAAAATGTATGAAGCAGTTGTTGAAGTGTTTATTTGGCTTTATAAATTAGAAGAGAGAGCACAGCTTAGTAAATAA